The following proteins are co-located in the Rippkaea orientalis PCC 8801 genome:
- a CDS encoding ABC1 kinase family protein, translating into MARYYQVRPWEVIWRAITIIWSFGWFLIHLQWEKWLNPNRTDQNKCATELRQILTRLGPTFIKVGQALSTRPDLIHPDFLQELIKLQDQLPPFDNQEAFAIIEKSLGCSVDEAYREISPHPVAAASLGQVYRAVLHTGEEVAVKVQRPNLRPTLTRDLFLMRWAACKFGGLLPLNLGHDLTLIVDEFGVKLFEEIDYINEGRNAEKFAANFRDDPDVKVPCIYWEYSSNRILTLEWINGFKLTDTAQIKAAGLDPYAIVKIGVTSGLRQLLEHGFFHADPHPGNLFATLDGKMAYIDFGMMDQLEEETKETIASSVVQLINKDYLALARDFVSLGFLTPETDITPIIPALEKVLGNAIGQSVRDFNFKTITDDFSELMYEYPFRVPAKFALIIRSLITQEGLALSLDANFKIVEVAYPYIARRLLTGESPQLRRRLLEVLFKDGKFQWQRLENMISIARSDEGFDLLPTAQLGLQYLLSDEGRYLRRQLLLALTEDDRLHTEEVQRIWELIRDELKPKNLFDAAINAFRELSTVGVAAILPTTTKIG; encoded by the coding sequence ATCGCCCGTTATTACCAAGTACGACCCTGGGAAGTTATCTGGCGAGCTATCACGATTATCTGGTCTTTTGGGTGGTTTCTCATCCATCTCCAGTGGGAAAAATGGTTGAACCCCAACCGAACCGATCAGAACAAATGCGCCACCGAATTACGGCAAATTCTCACCCGGTTAGGGCCGACCTTTATCAAAGTGGGTCAGGCACTTTCTACGCGACCTGACTTAATTCATCCGGACTTTCTCCAAGAGTTGATTAAACTGCAAGATCAACTCCCTCCCTTTGATAACCAGGAAGCCTTTGCCATTATTGAAAAATCCCTTGGTTGTTCGGTTGACGAAGCTTACCGAGAAATTTCTCCCCATCCCGTTGCTGCCGCTAGTTTAGGTCAAGTGTATCGCGCGGTTTTACATACGGGAGAGGAAGTCGCTGTTAAAGTACAGCGTCCTAATTTACGTCCAACCCTAACCCGCGATCTCTTTTTAATGCGATGGGCAGCCTGTAAATTCGGGGGTTTACTGCCTCTGAATTTAGGTCATGATCTCACCCTAATTGTTGATGAATTTGGGGTTAAATTGTTTGAAGAGATCGACTACATTAATGAAGGACGCAATGCTGAAAAATTCGCAGCCAATTTCCGTGATGATCCTGACGTTAAAGTGCCTTGTATTTACTGGGAATATAGCAGTAATCGCATCTTGACTTTAGAATGGATTAACGGCTTTAAATTAACCGATACGGCGCAAATTAAAGCAGCTGGGCTTGATCCTTATGCCATTGTTAAAATCGGGGTAACATCAGGGTTACGACAACTTCTAGAACACGGATTTTTCCATGCTGATCCCCATCCAGGGAATTTATTTGCCACCCTAGATGGCAAGATGGCCTATATTGATTTTGGCATGATGGATCAACTGGAAGAAGAAACCAAAGAAACCATCGCTAGTTCGGTTGTTCAACTCATTAATAAGGATTATTTGGCTTTAGCTAGGGACTTTGTGAGTTTGGGATTTTTAACTCCTGAAACGGATATTACCCCTATTATTCCTGCCTTAGAAAAAGTTTTAGGCAATGCGATCGGTCAAAGTGTTAGAGATTTTAACTTCAAAACGATTACCGATGATTTTTCGGAATTGATGTATGAATATCCCTTCCGAGTTCCCGCTAAATTTGCCTTGATTATCCGTTCTTTAATCACTCAAGAAGGATTAGCCCTTAGCCTTGATGCTAACTTTAAAATTGTCGAAGTGGCTTATCCCTATATTGCGCGACGACTGCTAACGGGAGAATCTCCCCAACTACGACGACGCTTGTTAGAAGTGTTGTTTAAAGACGGTAAATTCCAATGGCAACGCTTAGAAAATATGATTTCTATTGCCCGTTCCGATGAAGGATTTGATCTTCTACCAACAGCACAATTAGGATTACAATATCTCCTATCCGATGAAGGGCGTTATCTGCGTCGTCAGTTGTTGTTAGCATTAACAGAAGATGATCGACTTCATACAGAAGAAGTGCAACGAATTTGGGAACTCATTAGGGATGAATTAAAGCCCAAAAACTTATTCGATGCTGCGATTAATGCCTTTCGGGAGTTGTCAACGGTTGGTGTGGCTGCGATTCTTCCCACAACCACCAAGATAGGCTAA